One genomic region from Alkalibaculum bacchi encodes:
- a CDS encoding phage antirepressor KilAC domain-containing protein, with the protein MNNILQFNNKEFGELTVIEKDGEFFFLGKEVAEKLGYSNTRDALARHVDIEDRADVGIHDGRQMRSMTAINESGLYSLILSSKLPSAKRFKHWVTKEVLPSIRKNGGYIEGQEMLTNEEILAKAMLVANNVIEEKNQKIKELEPKANYYDQLVDKNLLTNFRNTAKQLNIPQKAFIDFLLANDFVYRDKHQRLLPYSRKNKGYFEVKEWISEDGRLVGIQTLITPKGRNYFLVLLGGGFHCD; encoded by the coding sequence ATGAATAATATTTTACAATTTAATAATAAGGAATTCGGAGAGCTCACTGTTATTGAAAAAGACGGTGAGTTTTTCTTTTTAGGAAAAGAAGTAGCTGAAAAACTAGGATACTCAAATACAAGGGATGCCTTAGCTAGACATGTTGATATAGAGGATAGAGCTGATGTCGGGATTCACGACGGCAGACAGATGAGAAGTATGACAGCCATTAACGAGTCAGGTCTTTATTCCCTGATACTCTCATCTAAGCTACCATCGGCAAAGAGATTTAAGCATTGGGTAACCAAAGAAGTCCTTCCTAGTATTAGAAAAAATGGAGGTTATATTGAGGGGCAGGAAATGCTGACGAATGAAGAAATACTAGCGAAAGCTATGCTAGTTGCCAATAATGTAATTGAAGAAAAGAATCAAAAAATAAAAGAGTTAGAGCCAAAAGCCAATTACTATGATCAACTGGTAGATAAGAACCTGCTCACTAATTTTAGAAACACAGCTAAGCAGTTGAATATTCCACAAAAAGCCTTCATCGATTTTTTGTTAGCTAACGACTTTGTTTATAGAGATAAACATCAAAGACTTCTTCCATATTCCCGTAAAAATAAAGGCTATTTTGAAGTTAAGGAATGGATTAGTGAAGATGGAAGACTAGTTGGTATTCAAACGCTGATTACACCAAAAGGAAGGAATTATTTTCTAGTCTTATTGGGAGGTGGTTTCCATTGTGATTGA
- a CDS encoding PcfB family protein: MINEDISNRTVSIQFRASKKIADELLRAMKTLMAKSKKAGGLEEYIKQEGNETKLKDMVKKGQLEEIEVKEPELKELRKELNKHGVKFSVLRDKETGNYNVFFQAKDTKVMDVAFSRALQKAEQKYDKKQSVKKQISQLKEKIKETITNDKVKNKHKEQSL, from the coding sequence ATGATTAATGAAGATATATCTAATAGAACTGTAAGTATTCAATTTAGAGCCAGCAAGAAAATTGCAGACGAGCTTTTAAGGGCAATGAAGACACTTATGGCCAAATCAAAGAAGGCTGGAGGACTTGAGGAATACATTAAGCAAGAAGGCAATGAGACAAAGCTAAAAGACATGGTGAAAAAAGGCCAGCTTGAAGAAATAGAAGTAAAAGAACCCGAATTGAAAGAACTTAGAAAAGAGTTGAACAAGCATGGAGTTAAATTTTCAGTCTTAAGAGATAAAGAAACAGGCAATTATAATGTCTTTTTTCAAGCGAAAGACACCAAGGTAATGGACGTGGCTTTCAGTAGAGCCTTGCAAAAGGCTGAACAGAAATACGATAAGAAGCAATCAGTAAAGAAGCAAATTAGCCAGCTTAAAGAAAAAATTAAAGAGACTATAACTAACGATAAGGTTAAGAATAAACACAAGGAGCAAAGTCTATGA
- a CDS encoding ATP-binding protein, with amino-acid sequence MIEKILISGIEFPLNPETDAFVDGHVYCKECGEQLDLEPINLLGEIHIFSKKCLCDRKKEEEQKKRKKLQHIASLKKSCFKSPIAGNYRFSSYEGEKEQSYTVALNFAKNFEEMQKDNIGLLFYGSVGSGKSFLASCIANYLIEEKLLSVKMRNFAEIINDLQSGGFSLDNNKYIDSITNVPLLILDDLGIERDTSYAKEQVYNVINARYQSQKPTIITTNLSLTTIENANEIEYQRIYSRIIEMCIPILVSGDDFRKKIKRNKMNRYTDSLLFGGEER; translated from the coding sequence ATGATAGAAAAAATTTTAATATCGGGAATAGAATTTCCATTAAATCCAGAAACAGATGCTTTTGTAGACGGCCATGTTTACTGTAAAGAATGCGGTGAACAGTTAGACCTTGAGCCAATTAATTTGCTAGGAGAGATTCATATATTCAGTAAGAAGTGCTTATGCGATAGAAAAAAAGAAGAGGAACAAAAGAAAAGAAAGAAGTTGCAACATATTGCTTCTTTGAAAAAATCATGCTTCAAATCCCCAATCGCAGGAAATTATCGTTTCTCATCTTATGAGGGAGAAAAGGAACAGAGTTATACTGTCGCACTAAATTTTGCTAAAAATTTTGAAGAAATGCAAAAGGATAATATAGGTTTACTTTTCTATGGAAGTGTGGGAAGTGGAAAGTCCTTTCTAGCTTCTTGCATAGCGAACTACTTGATTGAGGAGAAACTATTATCTGTAAAGATGAGGAACTTTGCTGAAATTATTAATGATCTTCAATCAGGAGGTTTTAGCTTAGATAACAATAAATATATTGACTCGATTACTAATGTTCCGTTACTTATTTTAGATGATTTAGGTATTGAAAGAGATACTAGCTATGCTAAAGAGCAAGTGTATAACGTAATAAATGCTAGGTATCAGAGTCAAAAGCCAACAATTATTACAACTAATCTTTCATTAACGACGATAGAAAACGCCAACGAGATAGAATATCAACGAATTTATTCAAGGATTATAGAAATGTGCATACCTATTCTTGTTTCAGGTGATGATTTTAGAAAGAAAATTAAAAGGAATAAGATGAATCGATACACAGATAGCTTACTCTTTGGGGGTGAAGAAAGATGA